A window from Deltaproteobacteria bacterium encodes these proteins:
- a CDS encoding RrF2 family transcriptional regulator, with amino-acid sequence MRLTTRSRYGTRLLLDIALNQDKGWVNTTDIARRQNISQKYIEKLIAGLRRGGLIESKRGPFGGHKLSRPADEVTVGDVVRALEEKVILTQCAEGEPICGECSLAGECVTQFVWIEASNVLMRTLDSYRLSDLISRRG; translated from the coding sequence ATGCGTTTGACCACGCGAAGCAGGTACGGAACCAGGCTCTTGCTGGATATCGCCTTGAATCAGGACAAAGGGTGGGTGAACACGACGGATATCGCCCGCCGCCAGAACATTTCCCAAAAATACATCGAAAAATTGATTGCAGGGCTACGGCGTGGCGGACTCATCGAGAGCAAGCGTGGCCCCTTTGGCGGGCACAAACTGTCCAGGCCGGCTGACGAGGTCACCGTGGGTGACGTGGTCCGGGCCCTGGAAGAAAAGGTTATCCTGACCCAATGCGCCGAAGGCGAGCCGATTTGCGGCGAGTGCTCGCTGGCCGGAGAATGCGTGACCCAGTTTGTTTGGATCGAAGCCAGTAATGTGCTGATGCGGACGCTGGATTCCTATCGTCTGAGCGATTTGATCTCCCGACGCGGATAG